Genomic segment of Ramlibacter henchirensis:
AGGTCCTTGTAGTGCTCGAAGAAGTGCGCGATGGCCTTCAACCGCATCGGGTTGAGGTCTTCCGGCTTCTGCCAGTGCGTGTAGATCGGAAGCACCTTGTCGACCGGCACGGCCAGCACCTTGGCGTCGTCGCCGGCTTCGTCTTCCATCTTCAGGATGCCCAGTGGGCGGCAGCTGACCACCACGCCCGGGATCAGCGGCACCGGCGTGATCACCAGCACGTCGACCGGGTCGCCGTCGCCGCTGATGGTCCTGGGCACGTAGCCGTAGTTGGTCGGGTAGTGCATGGACGTGCTCATGAAGCGGTCCACGAAGATGGCGCCGGTCTCCTTGTCCACCTCGTACTTCACGGGGTCGGCGTTCATCGGGATTTCGATGATCACGTTGAACGCATCGGGGGCCTGGCGGCCGGGCGTGACGTTGTCGAGGGACATGGATCGGGTCCGGTAAGAAAAAGGAAGCTCGGGATTAACCCTGATTCTACTTTCGCGACCCTTGCATCTCAGCAACA
This window contains:
- the ppa gene encoding inorganic diphosphatase, which encodes MSLDNVTPGRQAPDAFNVIIEIPMNADPVKYEVDKETGAIFVDRFMSTSMHYPTNYGYVPRTISGDGDPVDVLVITPVPLIPGVVVSCRPLGILKMEDEAGDDAKVLAVPVDKVLPIYTHWQKPEDLNPMRLKAIAHFFEHYKDLEPNKWVKVLGWEGPDAARKEIVEGMENYRKAQR